The uncultured Desulfuromonas sp. genome has a segment encoding these proteins:
- the mreC gene encoding rod shape-determining protein MreC, whose protein sequence is MRDFLKRYQTALLFCLLLLCALLLYSNSLRQREHTSLFEKAILQLASPFYRTIDAVSRDAAAVWTNYIDLINVRQENISLQEQLRQQQGHLAHLREIELENQRLKQLLGFLETAELPAIPARVIAVDASSWFRTITIDKGTNDGLDEGMPVVVAEGIVGRTIKCAARTSRVLLVIDASSEVAVLVQHNRTRGIARGQGAQLTLEYALRNDDVALEDAVVTSGTGGVFPKGLPVGTISKIVKHDYGLFQTLEVTPSVDFARLEDVLILTGETP, encoded by the coding sequence TGCCTGCTGCTGTTGTGCGCACTGTTGCTCTATTCCAACAGCCTGCGCCAACGGGAACACACCTCCTTATTCGAAAAAGCCATCCTGCAACTGGCCAGCCCGTTTTACCGGACCATTGATGCTGTCAGCCGCGATGCGGCCGCCGTATGGACCAATTATATCGATCTGATCAATGTGCGACAGGAAAACATCAGCCTCCAGGAGCAACTGCGCCAACAACAGGGACACCTGGCCCATCTGCGCGAAATTGAGCTGGAAAATCAGCGTCTCAAACAGCTGCTCGGATTTCTTGAAACCGCCGAGCTGCCGGCGATCCCGGCACGGGTGATTGCCGTAGATGCGTCCAGCTGGTTCCGCACCATCACCATCGACAAAGGGACCAACGATGGTCTTGACGAAGGGATGCCCGTGGTGGTCGCCGAAGGCATTGTCGGTCGCACCATCAAATGTGCGGCGCGCACGTCACGGGTGTTGCTGGTGATCGACGCCTCATCGGAAGTCGCCGTCCTTGTCCAGCATAACCGCACGCGCGGCATTGCCCGCGGCCAGGGCGCACAATTAACCCTGGAATATGCCCTGCGTAACGATGATGTTGCCCTCGAAGATGCCGTGGTGACCTCGGGAACCGGCGGTGTCTTTCCCAAAGGCCTGCCGGTGGGTACCATTTCCAAGATTGTCAAACATGATTACGGTCTGTTTCAAACTCTGGAAGTGACGCCATCGGTGGACTTTGCCCGCCTCGAAGACGTGTTGATTCTCACCGGAGAAACCCCATGA
- the mreD gene encoding rod shape-determining protein MreD: MSRMLRHLTCGLLFILLQTSLFPALVGNGPRPDLVLILTLYLGIHASPLQGAFTSWLLGCLLDVFSGTTFGLYGLILLLVFCATFLGGRQLNRDNAAVMFFAAVLGTAAHDVLLIATLLFFADADQGWRIVLFQLPIQLVLNVLAVLVATPFLSRIRAAKPPTLLRNSG, encoded by the coding sequence ATGAGCCGGATGTTGCGCCATCTGACCTGCGGGCTGTTGTTCATTCTGCTGCAAACCTCGCTGTTCCCGGCACTGGTCGGTAACGGACCGCGTCCCGATCTGGTGCTGATCCTCACTCTGTACCTCGGCATTCACGCTTCGCCGCTACAGGGTGCCTTTACCTCCTGGCTGCTCGGCTGTCTGCTGGATGTATTCAGCGGCACAACCTTCGGACTCTACGGTCTTATTTTATTGCTGGTGTTCTGCGCTACGTTCCTCGGTGGCCGCCAGCTTAATCGCGATAACGCCGCAGTGATGTTCTTTGCCGCAGTGCTGGGTACAGCCGCCCACGATGTGCTGCTGATCGCGACCCTGCTGTTCTTTGCCGATGCCGACCAGGGCTGGCGTATCGTCTTGTTCCAATTACCGATCCAGTTGGTACTCAATGTGCTGGCCGTGTTGGTGGCGACGCCGTTTCTCAGCCGGATCCGAGCAGCGAAGCCCCCCACCCTGCTGCGAAATTCGGGGTAA